From a region of the Gossypium raimondii isolate GPD5lz chromosome 10, ASM2569854v1, whole genome shotgun sequence genome:
- the LOC105774954 gene encoding repetitive proline-rich cell wall protein 2, with the protein MAFTYLLVLFLGVVAVTTPSFGTYETPSYGKQPKKPEPKSPKPPVHELPKKPPTYDPKPPVHKLPKKEKLEHKPPSDELPNKPPMYKPTPSIHEPPKKPPMYKPKPPVHEFPKKPPIHEPKPPKPAVHEPPKKEKPEHKPPIYEPPKKPPIHEPPKKPPAYKPKPPVHEPPKKEKSKPKSPVHEPPKKPPMHEFKPPKPPIHEPPKKEKPEPKPPVYEPPKKPPYGHYPGHPPLEKLPSPSHLKN; encoded by the coding sequence ATGGCTTTCACATACTTGCTAGTATTGTTCCTTGGAGTTGTGGCTGTCACCACTCCCTCCTTCGGTACCTACGAGACACCCAGCTATGGAAAACAACCAAAGAAGCCAGAACCTAAGTCACCCAAGCCTCCTGTGCATGAACTTCCAAAGAAGCCTCCAACATATGACCCTAAGCCACCAGTCCATAAACTTCCAAAAAAAGAGAAACTAGAACACAAGCCACCATCAGATGAACTTCCAAATAAGCCTCCAATGTATAAACCTACGCCATCAATCCATGAACCTCCAAAGAAGCCTCCAATGTATAAACCTAAACCACCAGTCCACGAATTTCCAAAGAAGCCACCGATTCATGAACCTAAACCACCAAAGCCAGCAGTTCACGAACCTCCAAAGAAAGAGAAACCAGAACACAAGCCACCGATATATGAACCTCCAAAGAAGCCACCAATCCATGAACCTCCAAAGAAGCCTCCAGCATATAAACCTAAACCACCAGTCCATGAACCTCCAAAGAAAGAGAAGTCAAAACCCAAATCACCCGTACATGAACCTCCAAAGAAGCCACCGATGCATGAATTTAAACCACCAAAGCCACCAATCCACGAACCTCCAAAGAAAGAGAAACCAGAACCCAAGCCACCAGTTTATGAACCTCCAAAAAAACCACCTTATGGTCACTATCCAGGACACCCTCCATTGGAGAAGCTCCCCTCACCTAGCCATCTGAAGAACTGA